The sequence below is a genomic window from Candidatus Alcyoniella australis.
CAAGGACCCGAGCACGGTGATCGTGCTCGCGCGCTGCTGCGTGGCCGCGATGGGCACGGCGACCCTCGGCGTGGTTTACCTGCTGGGCAAGCGCCTGGGCGGGCGCGTTGCGGGGATCATCGCCATCGCGCTGCTGGCGCTGAGCTTCCATCACGTGGCCGACAGCCACTACTGCACCACGGACGTGCCCTCGGGCCTGTGGTGCACGCTGTGCATGCTGTTCGTGGTGCGCTGGCACCAGGGTCGCCTGCGCCGCGACCTGGCGCTGGCCGGAATCTGCGCCGGGCTGGCCGCCTCGACCCGCTACAACGCCGCGCTGGTGGGGATTGCCGCGATCCCCGCCGCCCTGAGCTATACACAGGTCGGATTGGCACGCAGGCTGGCCGCGCTGGTCGCCTGCGGCGCGCTGTGCATCCTGGCCTTCGCCGCCACCTCGCCCTACGTGCTGCTGGATTACCCGGCGTTCATCGCCGACTTCAGCTACTCGATGCTGCACGCCCACGGCGGGCACTTCGGCATTTCGGGCGAGATCAGCGGCTGGCAGGCTTACGCGTTGCAGTCGCTGCCCCAGGGGATCGGGCCCGCGGCCACGGCTTTCGCCGCTCTGGGACTGCTGGCCGCACTGCTGCGTCCGCGCGGACCGGCTTTGGGCCCGGCGCTGTTCTGCATTGGGTACTTCGCGCTGATGGGCTCGTGGCGCATGACCTTTGACCGCTTCCTGATGCCGATCCTGCCCGGCCTGTGCGTGTTCGCGGCCCTGGCGATCAAGGGGATGTACGATCGAGCCCCGGCGTTGGGCCGCACGAGCGCTCGGATTCTACTGATCGGACTGGTGATCGCCGGATCGATCGGCACGTTGGCGGCGACGATCTACCACGACATGCTGCTGGTCAAGACCGACACCCGAGTCTTTGCCCAGAACTGGGTCGCGGCCAACCTGCACGATGGCGACGCGATCCTGATGGAGGAGTACGGGCCGCAGCCGCGCTCCAACCAGATGCCGCCCAGCCGCGGCGGTGAAGCGGTTGTGGCGCTCAAGGATCGAATCAAGCTGCGGATTATTGCCGAGGAGCCGACCTACCGTGTGGAGCGCTTTGTCGAAGGTCTGTTCCCCTACGACGTAGAGCAGGTGCGAGAGCAGGGGATCGACGCGGTGTTTCTCTCGAGCTATGTGTACGAGCGCTACCTGGCGCAGCCCGACGAGTTCCCCGAGATCGTGCGCTTCTAC
It includes:
- a CDS encoding glycosyltransferase family 39 protein, translating into MTKDGGAQAGRWWKLALVGLLLVGAALRFLGIDFGLPLQVHPDEGKVLSAALGFGSGDFNPHFFRYPTLLMYMLFAVFGAYYALGRALGWFADSFDFAYRYAKDPSTVIVLARCCVAAMGTATLGVVYLLGKRLGGRVAGIIAIALLALSFHHVADSHYCTTDVPSGLWCTLCMLFVVRWHQGRLRRDLALAGICAGLAASTRYNAALVGIAAIPAALSYTQVGLARRLAALVACGALCILAFAATSPYVLLDYPAFIADFSYSMLHAHGGHFGISGEISGWQAYALQSLPQGIGPAATAFAALGLLAALLRPRGPALGPALFCIGYFALMGSWRMTFDRFLMPILPGLCVFAALAIKGMYDRAPALGRTSARILLIGLVIAGSIGTLAATIYHDMLLVKTDTRVFAQNWVAANLHDGDAILMEEYGPQPRSNQMPPSRGGEAVVALKDRIKLRIIAEEPTYRVERFVEGLFPYDVEQVREQGIDAVFLSSYVYERYLAQPDEFPEIVRFYRELPSISVSRTIISPYKPGRMPPLPDQQQVVRRPFPMRTLYGPCREDMFERMAPGPLILIYQICPKGMRCRPLSGSPGALIAPAR